Proteins co-encoded in one Pseudochaenichthys georgianus chromosome 22, fPseGeo1.2, whole genome shotgun sequence genomic window:
- the exoc3l4 gene encoding exocyst complex component 3-like protein 4, protein MSQMMDTENTEEDRVSLKSNGKTPTNGGTKESLGMLKTLRKSIRQAAEKSPLTSGGKGLKVTTGNESGSLTPQSPSRSSPVTSPLGNIGGLFNKKDEEDSDTTPQKGKGLARSNTDPNMSRLDSILTRGETIRRSLNFGTKKDKPCQQQPLVSVAEGPAEEKTEEKAKEEEYTLPEIPHTPLSVMQINNLIESVELQDAHLNLLALRQEFQQERERSGDDSPVELAKKEKDLNLLYGELRNKIKTIVRDSNSLPSGNKELLEPVARIIQEEEKRAEQPGGLQDSWREAWREAVGEGVKVKIGSIELEQKEKNLSWLAVHLGLLGKTILEDLESVKKDLRWSYPPSFKVFSTYVRSYHSGVGQHLKKLEPQVTEVKDLYALLNWIINGYKSEKIMGGLSLQPEMEEESSDLQLEEDFLKKLKDKYCCKLKEDIRCTLDRVIEQENKTIWRDGETPEKDEGFLHSQFPMDIWTNLKGRIVWSAEIDAQLKQKVISSCLQELKDFPKRFEAGFRLHCSALQPLWTEYQITYINSFTALQQHMEGYRDTCPAEVEDLKKETNGLIFRLMQGLEVQFKADVELYLRRMITRKWLTDDEDFKKLFRRTEQLSQHCALMRPPHNQDFASKLHYHVVREYIGQLMKKNFSCKNQKHERAASKIRKQWEELRDLFDDMNSAHEWLYDVGDELSIVIEQENKRDIKNHLETLVKHYPDFCKKHLVAVLYFRGLIRGREHQLILQKFTELKKTQGRADEDKSHVLFRDMQIPANTDCFSHLPFSCLSSLLPDN, encoded by the exons ATGTCACAAATGATGGACACTGAAAACACGGAAGAGGACAGAGTGTCCCTGAAGAGCAACGGGAAGACGCCGACCAACGGAGGCACCAAGGAGTCGCTGGGCATGTTAAAGACGCTGAGAAAAAGCATCCGGCAGGCGGCGGAGAAAAGCCCGCTGACGTCCGGAGGAAAGGGGTTAAAGGTCACGACTGGCAATGAGTCAGGGTCATTAACGCCTCAGTCACCCA GTCGGAGCTCTCCGGTGACATCTCCTCTAGGAAACATCGGAGGCCTTTTCAACAAAAAAGACGAAGAAGACAGCGACACTACTCCACAGAAAGGCAAAGGGCTGGCACGTTCAAATACAG ATCCCAACATGAGCAGGTTGGACTCTATCCTAACAAGAGGAGAGACCATACGTCGAAGCTTGAATTTTGGCACCAAGAAAGATAAACCCTGCCAACAGCAACCGCTCGTCTCCGTCGCTGAAGGACCAGCGGAGGAGAAGACGGAGGAAAAAGCAAAGGAGGAGGAGTACACACTGCCAGAAATACCACACACACCACTGTCAG TGATGCAGATCAATAATCTGATAGAGTCGGTGGAGCTGCAGGACGCACACCTGAATCTGCTCGCCCTGCGTCAGGAGTTCCAGCAGGAGCGGGAACGGAGCGGTGACGACTCCCCCGTGGAGCTCGCAAAGAAGGAAAAAGACCTGAACCTCCTCTACGGAGAGCTGAGGAACAAGATCAAAACCATCGTGCGTGACTCCAACTCTCTTCCCTCTGGAAACAAGGAGCTGCTGGAACCCGTGGCGCGAATcatccaggaggaggagaagagagcGGAGCAACCTGGAGGACTTCAGGACAGCTGGAGGGAGGCGTGGAGGGAGGCGGTGGGTGAGGGCGTGAAGGTGAAGATTGGGAGCATCGAACTGGAGCAAAAAGAGAAGAACCTCTCCTGGTTGGCGGTTCACCTGGGGCTGCTGGGTAAAACCATCCTGGAGGATTTGGAGAGTGTGAAGAAGGATCTGCGGTGGTCCTACCCACCCAGCTTTAAGGTTTTCAGTACCTACGTGAGGAGCTACCACAGCGGCGTCGGGCAGCACCTGAAGAAGCTTGAGCCACAGGTGACGGAGGTGAAGGACCTGTACGCTCTGCTCAACTGGATCATCAACGGATACAAGAG TGAGAAGATCATGGGAGGTCTCTCCCTGCAGCCAGAGATGGAGGAGGAGAGCTCtgatctgcagctggaggaagaCTTTCTCAAGAAGCTGAAAGACAAATACTGCTGTAAATTAAAG GAGGACATAAGATGCACCCTGGACAGAGTCATTGAACAAGAAAATAAGACAATATGGAGGGACGGAGAGACTCCAGAGAAGGACGAGGGCTTCCTCCACTCTCAGTTTCCCATGGACATCTGGACG AATTTGAAGGGACGTATTGTATGGTCTGCTGAGATCGATGCTCAGCTGAAACAGAAAGTGATCTCTTCCTGCCTGCAAGAGCTGAAAGACTTTCCCAAGAG ATTTGAGGCGGGGTTCAGGCTTCACTGCAGCGCTCTGCAGCCTCTCTGGACAGAGTATCAGATTACATACATCAACAGCTTCACAGCTTTACA GCAGCACATGGAGGGGTACCGGGACACGTGTCCTGCAGAGGTGGAGGACTTAAAGAAAGAGACTAATGGGCTGATCTTCAGGCTCATGCAGGGGCTGGAGGTCCAGTTCAAAGCGGACGTTGAG CTGTATCTGAGGAGAATGATAACAAGGAAGTGGCTCACCGACGATGAAGACTTTAAAAAGCTTTTCAGGCGCACGGAACAGCTCTCTCAGCACTGCGCTCTCATGAGGCCTCCACACAACCAG GACTTTGCCAGCAAGCTGCACTACCACGTGGTACGAGAATACATCGGCCAGCTGATGAAGAAAAACTTCTCGTGCAAGAACCAGAAACACGAGAGAGCAGCGAGCAAGATCCGCAAGCAGTGGGAAGAACTGAGGGACCTGTTTGATGACATG aacTCGGCTCACGAGTGGCTCTATGATGTCGGAGACGAGCTGAGCATCGTCATCGAACAGGAAaacaagagagacataaagaacCATCTGGAGACTTTAGTGAAGCATTACCCTGACTTCTG CAAGAAGCACCTGGTTGCTGTTCTGTACTTCAGAGGTCTGATTCGAGGCCGTGAACATCAGCTGATCCTGCAGAAATTCACGGAGCTCAAGAAGACACAAGGCAGAGCAGACGAAGACAAGAGCCACGTTTTATTTCGTGACATGCAGATCCCCGCCAACACAGACTGCTTCTCTCATCTGCCGTTCTCCTGCCTCAGCTCCCTGCTGCCCGACAACTAG